Proteins encoded by one window of Thunnus thynnus chromosome 3, fThuThy2.1, whole genome shotgun sequence:
- the hap1 gene encoding trafficking kinesin-binding protein 1 isoform X1, with protein sequence MDRDTEGSFSPVTMEVWSSSASEEEEEERSTSSLVDEVVEEEKKCLNSNNNNNNNNSDGICREVTQVLCSDRVGQVTKTYHDIKAVTHLLEEKERDLELAARIGQSLLKQNQELTARNEMLDEQLEIAKEEIAQLRHELTMRDDLLQFYASTEEIENAESHSPIKRNESCSSLSNFVHYDFLQQKLKGLEEENRKLRSEANDLTTETTNYEEQEQELMMVCVEELSSVNKQVVDLSEELARKVEDSVRQQEEISSLLAQIVDLQARCKGLTHENEELNQHLSASRESQTKLKSELKDLQDKYSECEDMLHEAREDIKNLRNKSLPNSTVQRYTALASVLPMDCLAAEIEGTFRKGLDTPAPSEYKNHPWRVFETVKVVNKVGRLRSRCHSPGLPGSSPGSIRSSCTSTPRTSYYGSDNLSLTLEDKPSSNHPQKEDNSVSGPKRLGQPGTPGGQDLEAALRNLSARQQNHSSERPFFDVERERKLRALAANCEEGEGSSGFLTPNDSLVSSPAASTGTNYSNGSSRHSYGSSGGSRSYLPDRLQIVKPLEGSVTLHQWQQLAKPNLGGILHPRPGVLTKDFRELEVDIQHVYSLNDLEEDEPDLSLLSGAHGMVSSSGPNLPQTSPTHTITTSQVLQPSLLIPPFSASLHSFGVPSCRNCEHLSASPPSHQQHFGLGGWTPITATTDTVNVATSSLGLLQLLREHGISASTHPHHNLHRTHSTKPSRSAAIESSGGSRKDKEGRRNIFSLNLVGKLQSLGLYRVAAWGMRGRDGTVRHPPKV encoded by the exons ATGGACAGAGACACGGAGGGTAGTTTTTCACCGGTCACCATGGAGGTGTGGAGCTCCTCTGcatctgaggaggaggaagaagagaggagcaCTTCCAGTCTTGTGGATGAAgtagtggaggaggagaagaaatgCCTCAAcagcaataacaataataataataacaacagtgaTGGCATTTGCAGGGAGGTGACACAAG tgctgtgctCAGACAGAGTGGGCCAGGTCACCAAGACGTATCATGACATAAAGGCAGTCACCCACCTGCTGGAGGAG AAAGAGCGGGATCTTGAGTTAGCAGCGCGGATCGGTCAATCTCTCCTGAAGCAAAACCAAGAACTAACAGCGCGGAATGAAATGCTGGATGAACAGCTTGAAATTGCAAAGGAGGAG ATCGCTCAACTTCGTCACGAGCTCACTATGAGAGACGACCTCCTCCAGTTTTATGCAAGCACTGAGGAGATAGAGAACGCAGAGTCACACTCACC AATAAAAAGGAATGAATCATGCAGTTCTCTCAGCAACTTTGTCCACTACGACTTCCTGCAGCAGAAACTAAAAGGTTTAGAGGAGGAGAACCGCAAACTGCGATCAGAG GCCAACGATCTCACAACAGAGACGACGAACTACGAAGAGCAAGAACAGGAGctgatgatggtgtgtgtggaaGAGCTCT CATCTGTCAATAAACAGGTAGTCGACCTGTCAGAGGAGCTGGCGCGGAAGGTAGAGGACTCTGTCCGACAGCAGGAGGAGATCAGCTCACTGCTCGCTCAGATTGTTGACCTGCAGGCCCGCTGCAAAggg CTCACCCATGAGAATGAGGAGCTGAACCAACACCTGAGTGCCTCCCGTGAGAGCCAGACTAAACTGAAATCCGAG CTCAAGGACCTGCAGGACAAGTACTCGGAGTGTGAGGACATGCTGCACGAGGCCCGAGAGGACATTAAAAACCTGCGAAATAAGAGCCTGCCTAACAGCACAGTGCAGCGGTACACTGCACTGGCCTCTGTCCTTCCCATGGACTGTCTGGCAGCAGAGATAGAAGGCACCTTCCGCAAAGGCCTGGACACACCGGCTCCCTCAGAGTATAA GAACCACCCGTGGCGTGTGTTTGAAACCGTGAAGGTAGTCAACAAGGTTGGAAGGCTGCGGTCTCGGTGCCACTCCCCGGGGCTTCCAGGCTCCAGCCCAGGGTCCATCCGCTCCAGTTGTACCAGCACCCCTCGAACCAGCTACTATGGCTCCGATAATCTCAGCCTTACTCTGGAGGACAAGCCCAGCTCCAACCATCCTCAGAAAGAAGACAACAG TGTCAGCGGGCCAAAGCGTCTGGGCCAGCCAGGGACACCAGGAGGCCAGGACCTCGAAGCCGCCTTGCGCAACCTATCAGCCCGCCAGCAGAACCACTCCTCTGAGCGGCCTTTTTTTGACGTGGAGCGTGAGCGTAAACTCCGTGCCTTGGCAGCAAACTGTGAGGAGGGTGAGGGCTCCAGTGGCTTCCTGACACCGAATGACAGCCTCGTCTCCAGCCCGGCAGCATCAACAGGCACCAACTACTCCAACGGCAGCTCACGGCACTCCTATGGCTCCTCGGGAGGATCCAGGTCCTACCTGCCAGACCGCCTGCAGATCGTCAAACCTCTGGAAG GCTCGGTGACTCTGCACCAGTGGCAGCAGCTGGCTAAACCAAACCTGGGAGGAATCCTGCATCCACGTCCTGGTGTCCTAACTAAAGACTTCAGGGAGCTGGAGGTGGACATACAGCATGTCTACAGCCTCAACGACCTGGAGGAGGATGAACCTGACCTGTCGCTGCTCTCTGGAGCACATGGCATGG TCTCTTCATCCGGTCCCAACCTCCCTCAGACCTCTCCCACACATACCATTACCACCAGCCAAGTCCTCCAACCCTCCCTTCTCATCCCCCCCTTCTCCGCTAG CCTTCACTCTTTCGGCGTGCCATCTTGTCGGAACTGTGAGCACCTGAGCGCTTCGCCCCCATCCCACCAGCAGCACTTTGGCCTTGGAGGCTGGACCCCCATCACCGCAACCACCGACACCGTAAACGTAGCCACTTCATCACTGGgactcctgcagctgctgcgaGAGCACGGCATCTCAGCCTCCACTCATCCTCACCACAACCTGCACCGAACCCACAGTACGAAACCTTCACGCTCCGCAGCGATCGAGAGCAGCGGAGGCTCACGGAAGGACAAAGAGGGCAGAAGGAACATTTTCAGCTTGAACTTGGTGGGGAAGCTTCAGAGTCTCGGGCTGTACAGAGTGGCAGCCTGGGGGATGAGGGGTCGTGACGGCACGGTCAGACATCCTCCGAAGGTTTGA
- the hap1 gene encoding trafficking kinesin-binding protein 1 isoform X2 — MDRDTEGSFSPVTMEVWSSSASEEEEEERSTSSLVDEVVEEEKKCLNSNNNNNNNNSDGICREVTQVLCSDRVGQVTKTYHDIKAVTHLLEEKERDLELAARIGQSLLKQNQELTARNEMLDEQLEIAKEEIAQLRHELTMRDDLLQFYASTEEIENAESHSPIKRNESCSSLSNFVHYDFLQQKLKGLEEENRKLRSEANDLTTETTNYEEQEQELMMVCVEELSSVNKQVVDLSEELARKVEDSVRQQEEISSLLAQIVDLQARCKGLTHENEELNQHLSASRESQTKLKSELKDLQDKYSECEDMLHEAREDIKNLRNKSLPNSTVQRYTALASVLPMDCLAAEIEGTFRKGLDTPAPSEYKNHPWRVFETVKVVNKVGRLRSRCHSPGLPGSSPGSIRSSCTSTPRTSYYGSDNLSLTLEDKPSSNHPQKEDNSVSGPKRLGQPGTPGGQDLEAALRNLSARQQNHSSERPFFDVERERKLRALAANCEEGEGSSGFLTPNDSLVSSPAASTGTNYSNGSSRHSYGSSGGSRSYLPDRLQIVKPLEGSVTLHQWQQLAKPNLGGILHPRPGVLTKDFRELEVDIQHVYSLNDLEEDEPDLSLLSGAHGMVSSSGPNLPQTSPTHTITTSQVLQPSLLIPPFSASGKKRLSRLFHQL; from the exons ATGGACAGAGACACGGAGGGTAGTTTTTCACCGGTCACCATGGAGGTGTGGAGCTCCTCTGcatctgaggaggaggaagaagagaggagcaCTTCCAGTCTTGTGGATGAAgtagtggaggaggagaagaaatgCCTCAAcagcaataacaataataataataacaacagtgaTGGCATTTGCAGGGAGGTGACACAAG tgctgtgctCAGACAGAGTGGGCCAGGTCACCAAGACGTATCATGACATAAAGGCAGTCACCCACCTGCTGGAGGAG AAAGAGCGGGATCTTGAGTTAGCAGCGCGGATCGGTCAATCTCTCCTGAAGCAAAACCAAGAACTAACAGCGCGGAATGAAATGCTGGATGAACAGCTTGAAATTGCAAAGGAGGAG ATCGCTCAACTTCGTCACGAGCTCACTATGAGAGACGACCTCCTCCAGTTTTATGCAAGCACTGAGGAGATAGAGAACGCAGAGTCACACTCACC AATAAAAAGGAATGAATCATGCAGTTCTCTCAGCAACTTTGTCCACTACGACTTCCTGCAGCAGAAACTAAAAGGTTTAGAGGAGGAGAACCGCAAACTGCGATCAGAG GCCAACGATCTCACAACAGAGACGACGAACTACGAAGAGCAAGAACAGGAGctgatgatggtgtgtgtggaaGAGCTCT CATCTGTCAATAAACAGGTAGTCGACCTGTCAGAGGAGCTGGCGCGGAAGGTAGAGGACTCTGTCCGACAGCAGGAGGAGATCAGCTCACTGCTCGCTCAGATTGTTGACCTGCAGGCCCGCTGCAAAggg CTCACCCATGAGAATGAGGAGCTGAACCAACACCTGAGTGCCTCCCGTGAGAGCCAGACTAAACTGAAATCCGAG CTCAAGGACCTGCAGGACAAGTACTCGGAGTGTGAGGACATGCTGCACGAGGCCCGAGAGGACATTAAAAACCTGCGAAATAAGAGCCTGCCTAACAGCACAGTGCAGCGGTACACTGCACTGGCCTCTGTCCTTCCCATGGACTGTCTGGCAGCAGAGATAGAAGGCACCTTCCGCAAAGGCCTGGACACACCGGCTCCCTCAGAGTATAA GAACCACCCGTGGCGTGTGTTTGAAACCGTGAAGGTAGTCAACAAGGTTGGAAGGCTGCGGTCTCGGTGCCACTCCCCGGGGCTTCCAGGCTCCAGCCCAGGGTCCATCCGCTCCAGTTGTACCAGCACCCCTCGAACCAGCTACTATGGCTCCGATAATCTCAGCCTTACTCTGGAGGACAAGCCCAGCTCCAACCATCCTCAGAAAGAAGACAACAG TGTCAGCGGGCCAAAGCGTCTGGGCCAGCCAGGGACACCAGGAGGCCAGGACCTCGAAGCCGCCTTGCGCAACCTATCAGCCCGCCAGCAGAACCACTCCTCTGAGCGGCCTTTTTTTGACGTGGAGCGTGAGCGTAAACTCCGTGCCTTGGCAGCAAACTGTGAGGAGGGTGAGGGCTCCAGTGGCTTCCTGACACCGAATGACAGCCTCGTCTCCAGCCCGGCAGCATCAACAGGCACCAACTACTCCAACGGCAGCTCACGGCACTCCTATGGCTCCTCGGGAGGATCCAGGTCCTACCTGCCAGACCGCCTGCAGATCGTCAAACCTCTGGAAG GCTCGGTGACTCTGCACCAGTGGCAGCAGCTGGCTAAACCAAACCTGGGAGGAATCCTGCATCCACGTCCTGGTGTCCTAACTAAAGACTTCAGGGAGCTGGAGGTGGACATACAGCATGTCTACAGCCTCAACGACCTGGAGGAGGATGAACCTGACCTGTCGCTGCTCTCTGGAGCACATGGCATGG TCTCTTCATCCGGTCCCAACCTCCCTCAGACCTCTCCCACACATACCATTACCACCAGCCAAGTCCTCCAACCCTCCCTTCTCATCCCCCCCTTCTCCGCTAG TGGCAAAAAACGTCTGTCCAGGCTCTTTCACCAACTCTAG
- the LOC137178137 gene encoding golgin subfamily A member 6-like protein 26, whose translation MEGRSKKRNMAYKREQRRQATRQRRARDSDSEVSALRRALQSAKKTNQKLSSINFNLGKQVEEFKRMEISWVKQKGKLMHDNSCIHKIFETKYNKARNEINRLEEALDAAEADKEQINRKNEKIRESQKEIEALQERLHHQREIINIVQSFWEKDYKQLQTDFENMVNVVKAELDNQWSLKEIQITTELKEIHEKCRMQREDIMIKEKMITGLLRERLDLMNEMLQTAIQMHEKDDAHEQSERQWKIKCEALELVLRKEHAKREESEKEPVSKKMKRLFSFQRKKKAADSDSEDSEDSEDSEDSDDDA comes from the exons ATGGAGGGCAGATCCAAGAAAAGAAACATG GCATATAAGAGAGAGCAGCGCAGACAAGCTACCAGACAACGCAGGGCGCGTGATTCAGACAGTGAAGTGTCTGCGCTTCGACGAGCCCTACAGTCAGCTAAGAAAACCAACCAGAAGCTGTCCTCCATTAATTTTAATCTGGGGAAACAGGTTGAGGAATTCAAGCGCATGGAGATCAGTTGGGTAAAGCAAAAGGGGAAACTAATGCATGATAACAGTTGCATACATAAGATATTtgagacaaaatacaacaaagctAGAAATGAGATCAACAGGTTGGAGGAGGCTTTGGATGCCGCTGAGGCCGACAAAGAGCAGATTAACAGGAAGAATGAGAAGATCAGAGAGAGCCAAAAGGAAATAGAAGCTCTTCAAGAGAGACTCCATCACCAAAGGGAGATTATCAATATAGTCCAATCTTTCTGGGAGAAAGACTACAAACAGCTCCAAACTGACTTTGAGAACATGGTGAATGTAGTCAAGGCAGAGTTGGACAACCAGTGGAGCCTTAAAGAGATACAAATAACCACTGAACTTAAAGAAATCCATGAGAAGTGCCGGATGCAGCGAGAGGACATAATGATAAAGGAAAAGATGATCACCGGGCTCCTGAGGGAAAGGCTGGATCTCATGAACGAAATGTTGCAGACTGCGATCCAAATGCACGAGAAGGACGACGCGCATGAGCAGAGTGAGAGACAGTGGAAGATAAAATGTGAGGCCCTGGAGTTGGTGCTCAGGAAGGAGCACGctaagagagaggagagtgagaaG GAGCCAGTCTCAAAAAAGATGAAGAGGCTATTCAGTTTCCAAAGAAAGAAGAAGGCAGCTGATAGCGACAGCGAGGACAGCGAAGACAGCGAAGACAGCGAGGACAGCGATGATGATGCTTGA
- the LOC137178201 gene encoding gastrin/cholecystokinin-like peptide, whose protein sequence is MWHQEHHTAWILLCTCLHTYNMPGNRIVVFALVAALLLSSAAGEAKESKVLQQLLARGEKARDSASRQVPQTRSAPMERRAHLSGDEREIMTKQIMQAISEMMNSGCMSDRDYQGWVDFGRRDAE, encoded by the exons atgtGGCACCAGGAGCATCACACTGCTTGGATTTTGCTGTGCACCTGTCTTCACACCTACA ACATGCCAGGGAACAGGATTGTGGTGTTTGCACTGGTGGCTGCGCTGCTTCTATCTAGTGCAGCTGGAGAGGCTAAAGAGAGTAAAGTATTACAGCAACTTCTAGCCAGGGGGGAGAAAGCGAGAGACTCGGCTAGCAGACAGGTGCCTCAGACTCGCTCTGCACCGATGGAGAGACGGGCACACCTGTCTGGGGACGAACGAGAGATCATGACGAAACAAATAATGCAAGCAATTTCAG AGATGATGAACTCTGGGTGCATGTCAGATCGGGATTACCAGGGCTGGGTGGACTTCGGACGCCGAGATGCAGAATGA